The following coding sequences lie in one Spinacia oleracea cultivar Varoflay chromosome 1, BTI_SOV_V1, whole genome shotgun sequence genomic window:
- the LOC130465981 gene encoding protein CHLOROPLAST VESICULATION, whose translation MNMSTYCCLKPSLPSSTSSSCLPTKTNHLPWNQKETKWSWRSKRLMAIATIIVIGVEVGDIVSNMNGNYSIASELVMESQLQNNNKVARWSDKRICPPWHINSLETIVPENLPRPSAHRKWEGVSYSIKPAPIIKFLVTPPKSCFLL comes from the exons ATGAATATGTCAACTTATTGCTGCCTCAAACCTTCATTACCTTCAAGTACTTCATCGTCCTGTTTGCCAACAAAGACAAATCATCTTCCATG GAACCAAAAAGAGACGAAGTGGTCATGGAGGAGCAAAAGATTGATGGCAATTGCAACAATCATAGTAATTGGTGTAGAAGTGGGGGATATTGTAAGCAACATGAATGGAAATTATTCGATAGCTAGTGAACTTGTAATGGAATCTCAATTACAAAACAACAATAAGGTTGCAAGATGGAGTGACAAAAGAATTTGCCCACCATGGCATATCAATTCCTTAGAAACTATTGTACCTGAGAATCTCCCTAGGCCATCTGCCCATAGGAAATGGGAGGGAGTTTCTTACTCTATTAAACCCGCCCCAATAATTAAGTTTTTAGTTACACCACCAAAAAGTTGTTTTTTACtgtaa